One part of the Musa acuminata AAA Group cultivar baxijiao chromosome BXJ1-5, Cavendish_Baxijiao_AAA, whole genome shotgun sequence genome encodes these proteins:
- the LOC135675061 gene encoding leucoanthocyanidin reductase-like isoform X2: MASTAAGHELAPTTGATLVVGGTGYIGRFVAEAGLALGHALYVLVRTFGPFVSPSRAATAAALREKGAIILEGSVDDKDFMEKTLRENNIHVVISAVGGESILDQLCLLDAIQAAGTVKRFLPSEFGHDIDKANPVEPALSLYNRKRRVRRAVEAAGVPYTYICCNSIAGWPYHDNKHPSKAAPPLDRFVIYGDGSVRAFFVAGSDIGKFTMRSAFDSRTVNRAVHFRPTCNCVSLNEMASLWERKIERTLPRVRFTEEDLLAIAKENEIPASVVAALTHDIFILGCQSNYSVDGVKDVEVSCLYPDMAFRTLDDCFSDYISSLLPHQARETRPSAAAATVDQPAVSPATA; this comes from the exons ATGGCTTCCACCGCCGCTGGTCATGAGCTCGCGCCCACCACGGGAGCCACCCTCGTCGTGGGTGGCACCGGCTACATCGGCCGCTTCGTCGCCGAGGCTGGCCTGGCCCTTGGCCACGCCCTCTACGTCCTCGTCCGCACCTTTGGCCCCTTCGTTTCCCCCTCCCGTGCGGCCACCGCCGCAGCCCTCCGCGAGAAAGGAGCCATTATTTTGGAG GGTTCCGTGGACGATAAAGACTTCATGGAGAAGACTCTGAGAGAGAACAACATCCATGTAGTTATCTCCGCGGTTGGCGGCGAGAGCATTCTGGATCAGCTCTGCTTGCTCGACGCCATCCAAGCTGCGGGCACCGTCAAG CGGTTCCTGCCATCGGAGTTCGGGCACGACATCGACAAGGCGAACCCGGTGGAGCCGGCACTGAGCCTCTACAACAGAAAGAGAAGGGTTCGGCGAGCCGTCGAGGCCGCCGGCGTTCCCTACACCTACATATGCTGCAACTCCATCGCCGGCTGGCCCTACCACGACAACAAACACCCATCCAAGGCGGCGCCACCGCTGGACCGCTTCGTCATCTATGGGGACGGCAGCGTCAGAG CCTTCTTTGTTGCAGGAAGTGACATTGGGAAATTTACGATGAGATCAGCCTTCGACAGTCGCACCGTGAATAGAGCTGTTCACTTCCGCCCGACTTGCAATTGTGTTAGCTTGAACGAGATGGCTTCCCTGTGGGagcgtaagattgaaaggacactgCCAAGAGTCAGATTCACTGAGGAGGACCTGCTCGCCATTGCTAAAG AGAATGAGATTCCAGCCAGCGTTGTTGCTGCCTTGACTCATGACATCTTCATCCTTGGATGCCAATCCAATTACTCGGTGGACGGGGTGAAGGATGTGGAGGTCAGCTGCCTCTACCCCGACATGGCATTCCGGACACTCGATGACTGCTTCAGTGACTACATCTCGAGCCTTTTGCCCCACCAAGCTAGGGAGACAAGACCATCTGCGGCCGCTGCTACGGTGGATCAACCGGCAGTTTCACCGGCCACTGCTTAA
- the LOC135675061 gene encoding leucoanthocyanidin reductase-like isoform X1 has translation MASTAAGHELAPTTGATLVVGGTGYIGRFVAEAGLALGHALYVLVRTFGPFVSPSRAATAAALREKGAIILEVILHELSSRLSCMLTSIMMMMMRRRRRTSDVFQGSVDDKDFMEKTLRENNIHVVISAVGGESILDQLCLLDAIQAAGTVKRFLPSEFGHDIDKANPVEPALSLYNRKRRVRRAVEAAGVPYTYICCNSIAGWPYHDNKHPSKAAPPLDRFVIYGDGSVRAFFVAGSDIGKFTMRSAFDSRTVNRAVHFRPTCNCVSLNEMASLWERKIERTLPRVRFTEEDLLAIAKENEIPASVVAALTHDIFILGCQSNYSVDGVKDVEVSCLYPDMAFRTLDDCFSDYISSLLPHQARETRPSAAAATVDQPAVSPATA, from the exons ATGGCTTCCACCGCCGCTGGTCATGAGCTCGCGCCCACCACGGGAGCCACCCTCGTCGTGGGTGGCACCGGCTACATCGGCCGCTTCGTCGCCGAGGCTGGCCTGGCCCTTGGCCACGCCCTCTACGTCCTCGTCCGCACCTTTGGCCCCTTCGTTTCCCCCTCCCGTGCGGCCACCGCCGCAGCCCTCCGCGAGAAAGGAGCCATTATTTTGGAGGTAATATTGCATGAGCTCTCATCTCGTTTATCGTGTATGTTAACctcaataatgatgatgatgatgaggaggaggaggaggacttccGATGTGTTTCAGGGTTCCGTGGACGATAAAGACTTCATGGAGAAGACTCTGAGAGAGAACAACATCCATGTAGTTATCTCCGCGGTTGGCGGCGAGAGCATTCTGGATCAGCTCTGCTTGCTCGACGCCATCCAAGCTGCGGGCACCGTCAAG CGGTTCCTGCCATCGGAGTTCGGGCACGACATCGACAAGGCGAACCCGGTGGAGCCGGCACTGAGCCTCTACAACAGAAAGAGAAGGGTTCGGCGAGCCGTCGAGGCCGCCGGCGTTCCCTACACCTACATATGCTGCAACTCCATCGCCGGCTGGCCCTACCACGACAACAAACACCCATCCAAGGCGGCGCCACCGCTGGACCGCTTCGTCATCTATGGGGACGGCAGCGTCAGAG CCTTCTTTGTTGCAGGAAGTGACATTGGGAAATTTACGATGAGATCAGCCTTCGACAGTCGCACCGTGAATAGAGCTGTTCACTTCCGCCCGACTTGCAATTGTGTTAGCTTGAACGAGATGGCTTCCCTGTGGGagcgtaagattgaaaggacactgCCAAGAGTCAGATTCACTGAGGAGGACCTGCTCGCCATTGCTAAAG AGAATGAGATTCCAGCCAGCGTTGTTGCTGCCTTGACTCATGACATCTTCATCCTTGGATGCCAATCCAATTACTCGGTGGACGGGGTGAAGGATGTGGAGGTCAGCTGCCTCTACCCCGACATGGCATTCCGGACACTCGATGACTGCTTCAGTGACTACATCTCGAGCCTTTTGCCCCACCAAGCTAGGGAGACAAGACCATCTGCGGCCGCTGCTACGGTGGATCAACCGGCAGTTTCACCGGCCACTGCTTAA